The window GTGatcataaaatgttttgctttattaagTATATCACCACACAGTGATCTGCAGTAGTCCATTTAAACCATTTAATGAGGAACCAAGTACTTATTGTTGTGCAATATTGTAAAAATTTATTTGCatacaaaaagagaaacatgGAAATGGAAAGTGGTGGAAAATCTAGGTTTTCCAGATCTGAATTGAGATATTGAAGATCACTACAAGACTGTTAACTAGCTTCCTTTTTGTGACAGAAAAGGGCATAAAAACCTGGAAAGCACAGTGAGCTGAAGCTTTGGAGCACATTGTTGGCTGATTGCTCAGCTGAAACTTCCCCTTTCTAAAGTGTGTAAGCACTAAAGGATATAAGTAGGTTATGACCCAAGTTACATGCAAGTCAAAATGCTGATTTTCCTCTCACGGAAGTTCAAAAGATTCCAGCATTTTGCTGATTAATTAAACAttgtaaacaacatttttggcCTAgactgaaaaacattaaaatgattaattgtaaTCCCTATCACTAATATAACAAATCTGATAACAAAAATGGCAAAGTTTGTGAAAGTGCTCAATTTCATATCAgttaaatcaacacaaaatctCTACACCAGCAGGTACCTAGGATGTTAATGAGAAAGCTCAAAATCCAATGAGTGCACAAAAGGCAATGCACTGCTACCTTCTCAAAAAGCATTTTGTTGCACAGATACACAAGTGCATTCATGAACAAACATCATTAAATAAAACCTGAAAACTGAATCTGAGTGCAGTAAAACAAGTACAGTAGAAAAAAGTTCTAGTGGaatggagagaaaggaaaaatcTCATCTGTTTGTGACAGCAGCCATTAGCTTAAGTGTGTTTGTACAGGGGGATCCAAGCACATTCATCTTACCTTCATCATGGCGCTGCGGGCCACCGCAGCAGAGCCTGGCCTCTCAGAGCCCCCACACAACTGGACAGGGTCGTCCATCACCACATTCCTCTTAAACAGGATGGAGGGGGCCATGAAAGAGTAGCCCTGCGCACAGAGACACATGAACTCTAggtgtttacattttacaaagtgAGGGTTGGACTATATagacagagggaaaagaaaCATCTATTGCTGCAGTTCACAACCTCAGAAAAGACTGCAGCATTAAAATCCCAATTGcacattattttatatattaagaCATTTATAGAcacttaatgtattttatatatttccatatttactgtaaaacttaaaattgttgcgcatttttctttaaatgtttctaCATCTCACCAGCCTGTCAGGCAGCCTGTTAATTTGTGAGTGACAGTGGCTGTCCAGCTGTTCCTATTGTTAGACCTGTCATTGTGCAGCACTGCCTGCTTAATTCCAGCTGTGGGGAGCCCAAAGCTTTGAGCTGGCATtaatctctctttccctttttcaccgacacacacacagctgtgtggtATGTAGTGACAGCCATGGATGGACGGAAGGATGGATGTTGAATGAATGAGATGCCCTAAATTGCCGGGCTTGAATATTTGATTGCTCTGCTGTGAAATTACATCTTGGCGCTCTTAATgcaattttaattttgttttgtgaggCACCGTGGGGGAGCAAGTGCACGGTTTAAAATTGGGATTGCTGTCGTTATCTCAGAGATTGCTAGTCTTGCAAATTATAAAGACCACAAAATTTCAGACTATGTGAATGGCAGCTGAGAGTGAAAAAAGCCAAGATGAAGTTGGCAATCAAAGACTGAAGGCGTAACCGAGACAGACGTGGTGATGCTCTCAAAGTGTAACCTTTTATTCCATGAGAGAAGCCCGTTAATGGATCTATTGATCTACCAAGCTCAAGGATCCAGAAGGCAATCAGAGTTGAAATTTCATGCAATACATCAGACAGCCATCAGCTGGCACGGAGTTGTGGGCCATATTATGGTTCAAAGCTACATCAAAAATAGTCATTCACATCTGTTACTTCAATAAGAGCTGCATATGGCAGCAATTACTTCAATAAAAGACCCTTTAGTCAATTTGAATACcagtgcacacagacagactcatGTTGACTTACAGCAACCTTTTGAGGACATTCAAAACTTCACTTGATTACTTCAATTGCTGTGGAGTATGTCAAATATAGTCACAGACAAAAAGTGGATAATGTATAATGCGATTTTTCATCTGTGTCAACATTTCACACTGCCTGCAACCAAAGCCTAGACAAACATCAGCACAAAGCAGATGCAAATATAGATGATGTCCTGTGCAATGATCTGCAAGGAGCACAAAGGAATGATCCTGTCTGTAAACAACAAAACCATGActcacaacaaaaaaatactcTGGCTGTCCCTTAACACCCTCCCACCTGGAAGATGCGGTCACAGTTCTGAGGCAGAGCTGCAGGAGAGTAGGTGGGGTCCATCTCTGTGAACTCTTCTGCAAAGTTGCTGACATCCAGCTCATCCCGAATCACTGGCTTGAACGGGGCAGGCACCTTCTTAGCTGCCAAGTCCTCCCAGTTAATTTTCtagagtttaaaaaacaaaaaacattgtcattcgTCCCCATCCTTATTAACATGGCTTATACAAACACTCAGTTTTCCTAAATGCTACTCACTCAAAGCAGCTCCATTATGTATAGTAACAGCCCACCCTGCCATTTAGCTTTCTAAATATTGCAAAATATTCAAGACAGGCAATGAGATCCACCTGGTAAAATGGGTGTTTTTTTACATTCTCTGCTCCATTAGGACCTGAGCCCAGTCTCTTCTTTGGATCTTTGATGAGGAGCCGCTGGATGAGGTCTTTGGCCAGTGGTCCCATATCTTTGGGGAAAGGAGGATCCTTTTTGGAAATCCTCCTATGATGTGTGAGACAGATATGGTCAGTGTTGTAGAGAGTGATTATAACTGAAGGCTAGCTGAAAACTGTGGCTGATGATCAGGGAGAATCCATACTTggcaatgtctgtgtgtgagttcTCATCTCCATCCACAGTGAAGGGTGATCCGCCAGTCAAAAGCTCGTACATCAACACGCCAAGGCTCCACCAGTCCACCGCCTGGAATGCACGAAAGCACCCACCCATGACTTTGGCTTAACAGACTAAAAGAAAAATCTCACTTGAGAGCACACACATTCAGGAATACAGAAAGAAGGGCCTGGGCTGCTTGATGTGACTGAACAGAAGAcagcataaaacataaaactacaAATTACCTTGTCATGTCCAGACTCTCCACCTTCCACAATTTCTGGAGCCATATATTCAATGGTACCACAGACAGAAAACGCTCTTTCCATCTGTTTTAATGAACGCACAAATGCATCGACACATTTCAGAATCACAAAATACAGAGGATGTATTCAAGATTCAAGATTCAGATCAAgattaaagcccctgaaaaacTCGGTTTAagtatttttaagtatttttctaTGACACTTAAAGATTCCCTGTGGTTGGTTGACCTCTAGTAGCGCTTTGGAGAAGAttttctatgagtgggtccACATCTTGTTTGTCTCGTGCACAATAATTATATCTAATAATGTGTTCAAGGAGGACCCCATTGCtcacagaaaaaaagctaataCAGAAAATTGTTTTGGAGGGCCTTTAAGGAAAAAGCAAAATACAATTTTTGGTTCTTTCTAAACCTATTATgagaacagacagagacatgCTGTACCTGATCAAATTCTTTACTGAGGCCAAAGTCTGTGAGAACTATATGACCACTTGAATCCAGTAGAATATTCTCAAGTTTCAGGTCCCGATAGACAATCCCAAGCTGCAACAAGAAAATGACAGAGGGACAAATGAAACATGAAGCATGTAAGCAGCAATAGATAACTTCTGAACAGACAAGAGGCCTTGATTGTGTTAAATCTGGGGGTTACCTTGTGTAGATGTTCTAGTGCCAACACAATCTCTCCACTGTACAAGGCTACTTCTTGCTCCTTAAATCGCACCCTTTGCACCAAATGTGTGAAGAGCTCCCCACCATTTACATAATCTGTAATAGTAAAGATATCATGCATACTAAGTTTCATCCAAAATAACAGAAGTTGGTTAGTTTTTCTACAGGGGGCAAATACTTCTTTTAAATTTCTGTTATTACTAATTCATTCAGTTTTGTAAAAATCCAGTTCTTTCCCTTGGTTAAAGACAATCATTAACCTTTTCTTTTACTTGTATAAACATCACACAGTAGACGCAGCACATGAAAGGCAGTTTCATATAAAATATCCTAACCGAGAATGAGGTGCAGCTTGGTATCCGTCTGGAAGGCGTAGTGAAGTGTGACAAGGAATGGAGACTGGCGGATGTGCTCCAGCACTTGCCGCTCCGTCCGTGTGTGTTCAGCAGTCTTTGCCTTTTGTACAATAGTGGCCTTCTTCAAAACCTTCATGGCATACAGCTTCCCTGCATCATGTCCACTCACTTTCCTCACCAGGAACACCTTGCCGTATGCTGgtggttaaaataaacaaagacagagggCAAAGTTCAGTGTAGAGCAAAGGCTTAAACAGAAATGACTGGTATGACATGCTTATCATTCAAAAAACACGCAATATCAAATGCCAGACTGGCATGCaaactatcaaataaatgtcatGTTCTGTTCAACATAGAGAGAGACTAAAGTTAAAAGTCTTACTCACCTCCTGTGCCCAACACTTTTAATAGCTCAAAGTTTTCAATGCCCACCCTCTCTACATGGCCCGTCAGGTTGGCTGAAGTCAgagcagaaataaaatattacgAGAGAATCAGATAAACCACTCaattcataaaacaaaacaaatgtggcttgaatgataaaatactaaagaaaaagaaataaacatcacGTTACAGCATGTTAGTGGAGAGTACATGTATTTCCTTAAGGGTCATTCAATCTCAGAAAATGACGTGTGAAAGTATATTTTCACAATATCAATGAGTAGCTAcaccttaaaaaaacaaagactatTTTCCACATTAGGTATTTTTCTACTGGCTGACCACCTGAGGCTTATCTGGAACATCTGGAAATGTATACTTATACTCAGTGCACTGACAGCCCTACTGTTTGAGACTGATATTGCTGTTTGCAGTTGCATTATAAATCTCCCACCTACCATGATTGGTGCCACATTAGACGACTCACTGGAGAATTAGCATGATCTACAAGGCATTCACTAATAATGGCATACATACTATGTACTAAAACCAAGACATTAAAGATATGAATAGATACATGTCGTGGTAGATTGTAATATAAAAGTGAAGGGtctgcttcatttaaaaaatttaagcCCGGTCCATCTTTAAAGTGTAGCGGTTTCTGcttctaaataataaaaaaaggtgaaaagatGCTTAGTTAACCAGCAAGCTAACAGGCTGACATTTCAGCAATAAAATGACCAGCCTCTAGTAAAACTCAGTGAAGACATTCTCACTGTCTATTCAATACTGTTGATACAGCCAAgttgtaaatacatttgaaactGATCAGCTGTTTTTAGCCATTGGTGCCAAAAGCTGCAGACCTTGGACGGACCCCAGAAGACACATTACATCACCTTATAGTCctctttactttttgttttttaactgatGCCCATGTTATAAATAATGCAttattgcatttcattttgataTAAGGAGACTCTCAGCCATGATGCTTTGAGGCCAGTGAAGTCGAAAAAGTTGAAGAAGTGGGCTTAAACTGGAGGATCAGGAATTAAAAACACTGGACCAGTTAGGAAAGTCTGTGTGGTGGTTAAATGAACGCAGAGCCAACAGCACCAGACTGGTAGCACTGGGCATCACGCAAGTGTGAATTTGtttaattgtaaaaatgtgcaaatactGCATGCATAATCAGTAAACTTCATTCATGTAAACAAAGATCTAAAGAAAACAAGTCTTGTGctaaaaaaatgacttaaactcTCTCTCAAATATGCAAGATAATCTTCCATGCAACTGGAAGCAATATTGCTACATTAACCAGCAAAAGGTCATTATCTTCCATCAAAGCTCTTCAGTGAATTCAGCACACACCGTCAGTGACTCTAAATCACAGTGTCCCAGTACAGCTGACTGAGCACAGCAAGCTCTTAGACATGCATGTCCATTGTAGTGAACACATTCCTTCTGTCTCACACCCTGAAAATAGGCTACTGAGCAATTAAAACGGCTGATTTAATCTTTTCCACTGCTTCTCCTGTTACACACGAGAAGAAATGCTGCAACTATCAGGCACTTCGAGTCCATACTGTgtcatttcaaaacaacaacactgtccTTCAAATTTGAGGTCAGAGGTTCAGGTTGCATAACACCCTTGTCAAGCTCACCCTACCAAGGCCAAGTTTGATTTCAGTGTTTATTAATAGACTGACAGAGGTGTCCAACCAGATGATGCCTTACTGCTAGACAAGAGGAACCTCTTCAGTCTTGTCAGTGGGAAATGCTGATGTTCCTcgaaataaaaatatttccttAAATTGTGTACTTTGGTTGGTTAAAAACCCAATAACGAATTACAAGTGCATTTCAACAAACCATTGTTCATTAGGAAAAGTggcatttctgtgttttaataGTGTAAAGTATCAACACAACCATGACTACGATTATTCAAACCATCAAACTAGAGCAATTATGTCCATTGTAGtatgtttttacaattttccATACAAAAATCAATGATATCTAGCAGGACGAtcaagacagaaagacacagtgAACACTTCTGTACTGATTTTGCACTACATTGCTTGAGAAGAACGTATTAGCAAAAATATGATATGACGAAAAAGTCTTGCCTGGACTGAATGCAATTAGTTTGTATGTTAATCCCTTTATTTTGCTATATTGTCTCCAATGAGTCAAATGCCACAGCAAAGGTCCAAAGTAGGGTTAAGTTGATACAGCGGCTAAAATGCTGTGTGaaatttaatacaaaaaaacGAGTGCCAGTGACAACTAGACTGACTGCATATTTAGGGCAGGGCAGTAAATGGGAGTGTAGCCTGAACAGCAGCACTGTGTCATTATAAACCAGTTGCAGCTAAGGCAGTGTCGAACTTGATTCAGCAGCCCTCTGCATTGATTCAGTAGACTTGCCACTCTACCCAAAAGTCTCAATCATAAATATTTGGGAATTGTAACAGTAAATATAACTGTATCTGAGATGCTGCTGGTACATGTCAACACTACCTCACATTGTACTATcatttagtaaaataaaattgtttcaacaaaaacaaaagccagtAGGATTCAGCACAAACGTCACAGTTTTACCTTGAGGATGATGTTGAATAGTGTTAAGTTAACAAGGCTAGCCAATTATTACGAAGTAATCTACCTGTCTACCATTATTAGACAAACCAACAGCGCCTAACGTTACTGTTGAGGTACACCCCTGTATAATGTGCAGAATGAAACCAAGCTAACGTTTACTCTTGTGACTTGACAGCACTGCAGCTGTGTCTGCTCTTCGTTGGCTAAGGAGAAGTTAGCTGTGACCGCTAACAAATccaggaaataacaggaaaacCTCATTTAGTAATTAACGTTAAGTTGAGGCGTTGACAATGGCGTAAAattgctgaaaatgtctgtcgATGGTGTTATTTAGCCTAGTTACACGTTAACGATTACCTGGGTTGACCACGGTTATTAAGTAgcagttagctaacgttagtaaAATGGTTAGGTAACGTTAGTTTGCGTGAGTTAGCAGTAGCCCTACAGGTAATAAGGACAGTCAGCGAACGTTAGCCTTCCTCTGCCATTTTTGGACTTGAGTAACGTCAACGTTGATGTTAGCGCTCACTACAAATGTCCATTGACAGTGACAGTTGGTTCTTCCCAGCTAGCGAGCTAACGTTTCGCCAGGGCACGTGTCTCCTAAAGATAAATGGCAAATAAAACGGACTGCATTAAAAGTTTAACCAGCTCGCAGCTAACTTACCATTTTTCAGCTCATGTTTCACAGTAAAGAGGTCACCTTCTCTGGAAGATCCCTCCATCGGGGATGGCATCGTAATTTCGTGTTCCTATTATGTTCAAAGATGCTTTTCAGACAAGGTTACGTTCACCTCGCAAGCTAATCTGCAATATTAACATGCAGAAACTCAATTATTAAGGAAGAGAATTAAACGCCTGGTAGTTAGGCGCCAAACTTAACATTTATAGGCAGAATGTTGCTACTATACGCAGCAGTAAGGAAGCCCAAAGGAAACACTTGCTTCTTCcaacaccaccactaccactaccATCGCAACCAGACAGTCCCTCTTCGCTGATTGGAGTTGCTATGTGAAAATCTGACCCCTGATTGGATGTTTTCGTGTTAGCGACGCATGATCCCGCCTTCCTCAAAAGACTGGTGCTGCCTTCAAATGTCCCACGTACATGCTCACATCGAAGGtcagaaatgtaaacattaacgTGCAATCAATTGCCCATAAAAAGATACTTCCAAGTTCACGTCAGAATATATATAGATATGACACAATTTTGCTTTGGTGGGTTCTTGTTTATTTCGGAAAATACGATGAAAAGTTATATTAGTTGTAGTGCTAGCACAGTAGTGTAGAAGTACTTTCCTCAAGTAGGCAACGGTATTTAAGTAGCTTACAATTTTGAGGGACTTGTGCTTTACTTGTGTACTTCCATTTTATATTACTTTATGATTATACTCCAGtgcattttaaaagcaaatgCTGCACTTTtcactccaccacatttatttgaaagataTAGTTAATAGCTTGAAGATCAAAATTTCATAAACATAACACGATCATCTTATAAAATTCAATGCATGTGATGCGTTATTACTGATTACATAGCactgcatgagtaataataatccgaTAATGTAGCACTGATATAAAAcgtgttacttttacttaagtaaaggaccACAGCACTTCCTCCACCTAGCAATATTCAGTTAAGGGGACAACTTGACCATTAACCTGAGTGCACGCACGTCTATAATAAAAGGTAATTACTTTTATGAAATGCCTTTAAATTTTCCAACAGCAATTGAGAGCATCTTGTTTTGCCACAGTGAAAGGTAGATGGTGGTATGAAACAGTTAATTATTGGGCAAGACAGACAGCATATCTCGAAAATAATCAGTTCCAGTCAGTTTCGGTGGTAACAGAGAATCATGATTAAATCATAAATTAAAATGGttgggtttttgttttcattttcgatttatgttttcatttgaggCAACAGATGCAAAGTGTTGCTGGTGATGAATGGCGTATGAATAAAGGGAATGGCGCTTTACCATCAATCTATAATTATCCCTGTCCATCCTAAAACCTGTAGGAAACTTCAGGGACAGTCAGCACACCTGTGTATTTGTGAGCCATTTTCCCAAAACGAGGTCAATGCAATGTAGTTCACCAATTTGTACACGGGGTGTCACCTTTGTGCTGTGATTTATACAGGATATGGGCAGGACCTTTCACTCAGGTGACTGTGTTTATTTCACTAGACTGTTAGCGGTGGACCGTCTGTGCAGCCCTTCAGTGGCTTTACATATAGGCTTAGACGCTACAATCTGTGTGTAATTTGCAGTGAATGGAGAagactccattacaagtaaaagtcctacattcaaagtcctaattaagtaaaagtacagaagtaatATCAGCTAacattaaatgtataaaattagTTGTTGTGCAGTAAAAGAGCCCCTGTAAGTGATATATTATTgcatattacattattagattttgAATACTGATGTATCaatatgtaagcagcattttactggtTGTAGCTGCTCTAgttggagctagttttaactacttaatataaagttaggtagtttagtctgtttttgtgaaatattggataatttgacctcttttgGGCTCCAACAATTTTtttgaaaccatctgagaattTTAGAGGTTTCTCTTTGGTAGAACTGCTAACATGTAGACGTCTGACTCCTGACAAGGGAGATTTCAGTTATGTGCTAAAGTATTCCACATGTAGTCACAATTTTGTATGAAAAGGTCAAAAGGTTTTGAAAGGATCATTTGAGTTTGGTTCTTTACTCCCAGCGAAGGCCAACTTAGAAGTAGACTGATGATTTTGTGATATAATGATCTTTAATCTTTGAAAATGCAGTGCCGTCAGTCTGCCTGTGTATGCATTCTGCTTGATTTTGCACGTAAAGGAAAATGACTGGAATCGAAACTGTAGTTGCAGAGACCTGCAGAATTAATATCTGTAGTTGTGAGAAACATCTTGAAGTGAGAATAACTAAAACAGAAGACTAAttttatacaaacaaaatactCAGGAACATAACGTACAGTAAACATTCACCTACAGACAATTCAACACACCCACAGGTAAACTCATAATAAGAGtatcataaaaatatgaaatagaaaaaatatatattgctgATACAGTTCATATGATCTcacagcttttttgttttgtgatgagATGGTTTTAATGTAAGAATCCATATAGTTACAAAAGGATGTAAAGCATGGCTTCACCTTTTCAAACATGCATTTGTGTCGAAAGCATTTGCCCTGAAGGATAGTAGTGTGATTAAAAATTGCAGTTCTGCATCTACCTTACTCTTATGATTATGTATACCATAAAACATATCTAAATCCAAACCCAGGTGTATGAaagttaaatgaaaatacaaacatatttcCAACATTTGTAGCTGAAGGCTATTAAGCCTAAAACCAgtaaaaagttattttgaaaTCTCTGAAActgatttctgcctccaccttGTGGTAGCAGGCTGCTATTGCTTTCAggtataaaatatttatttacattgcaGGTTTGCCATGTGCACACATTTGTAACGACTATCTAATACTTgtccaaaaacaaatatttgaatgacagtgaatttaaaacaaaaggatTTCCAGTCATCAGCGTTCAGATGTTTGCTTCATTTCAGGCTTGGGGATTTGACTCCAACTGCACTGGCAGCTGATATGGTTGAAGGAATGATGAAGACAGATAACTGAGAAGTGCTTCCCTGGTCACCTATGTGAAAGCACACATGTAGGCAATATACAGAAACATTATGAAGAAATGATTAACTTTCATCTGCTTGCTGTAACAGCTTGTTagacaataaaacagcaaaaggaTAGATAGTTTTTAGCTTAATGGCAGATAGTTCTCGAAGACAACGTGgtgaacatgtttttaaaagccttttggtaccatttataaaaaaaaaaaatttaaaaacagctttgatAAGTAGAGACTCTGCTTGCATGTGTTACTAgaattgaaaaacattttacattaacagtTCGCAATTACAGAAATTGTCTCACCAACTGAAGACCGCAACACATATCAGAACACAATAGTAAAATGgttattaaaactaaaaaaaaaacctcatgaAAACAATAACATATACATAGTGTGGAAAGATGAGGCTACATTTCAATGgcggctttttttcttttttctttttttggatgAACCCAATTGCAAAGATACTGTACCAACTTGATGAAAATGACCAGTAAGAAAGTGATATACAGAGCAACCCTGATGACATTCAGTTGCATACAACcaatcaacattaaaaaaataaaataaaatcagtccagtaaaagtaaaatttgtaACTGGGTTGGATGATGATGAGAAAGTCCAGCCATTCTTTACAGCGtactcaaaatattaatgttcaCACAGCTTGTACCCACTGAAACCCAGACACTAACACGGAGCAGCCCCCAGTATTCAAC is drawn from Siniperca chuatsi isolate FFG_IHB_CAS linkage group LG15, ASM2008510v1, whole genome shotgun sequence and contains these coding sequences:
- the rps6ka5 gene encoding ribosomal protein S6 kinase alpha-5; translated protein: MPSPMEGSSREGDLFTVKHELKNANLTGHVERVGIENFELLKVLGTGAYGKVFLVRKVSGHDAGKLYAMKVLKKATIVQKAKTAEHTRTERQVLEHIRQSPFLVTLHYAFQTDTKLHLILDYVNGGELFTHLVQRVRFKEQEVALYSGEIVLALEHLHKLGIVYRDLKLENILLDSSGHIVLTDFGLSKEFDQMERAFSVCGTIEYMAPEIVEGGESGHDKAVDWWSLGVLMYELLTGGSPFTVDGDENSHTDIAKRISKKDPPFPKDMGPLAKDLIQRLLIKDPKKRLGSGPNGAENVKKHPFYQKINWEDLAAKKVPAPFKPVIRDELDVSNFAEEFTEMDPTYSPAALPQNCDRIFQGYSFMAPSILFKRNVVMDDPVQLCGGSERPGSAAVARSAMMKDSPFYMSYEMDLRDSVLGEGSFSICRRCTHKKTGQKYAVKIVSKRMEAQTQREIAALKLCDGHPNIVKLHEIYHDQLHTYVVLELLGGGELLERIRRKQHFSETEASRIMRKLVSAVSHMHDVGVVHRDLKPENLLFTDESENSEIKIIDFGFARLKPPDNQLLKTPCFTLQYAAPEILKYDGYDESCDLWSLGVILYTMLSGQVPFQCQEKSLTHTSAEEIMKKIKQGDFSFESEAWRNVSQQAKDLIQELLTVDPNKRIKMCGLRYNAWLQDDSQLSSNPLMTPDILGSSTVSVHTYVKATFNAFNKCKRQGFRLQTVDKAPLAKRRKMKKTSTSTETRSSSGESTHSSSSSSQSQEKTFPGGDTDPQPSKSTPVNTSVILGTDFEHQPAHPAFHFSEGQ